Within Acidimicrobiales bacterium, the genomic segment GAGCGGGCGACCGACCCGGTGCTGGCCGCCGCCCTCCTGCACGACGTGGGCAAGGTGGAGTCGGGGCTGGGCACGTTCGCCCGGGTCGTGGCCACCGTCGTCGGCCCCCGCACGCCCCGCCTGGCCCAGTACCGCCGCCATCCGGAGATCGGCGCCGAGCTGTTGCGCGCCGCGGGCAGCGACCCGCTCACGGTGTCGTGGGCGGGCGACCACCATCGTCCGCCGGAACGTTGGACCGTGCCCCGACACCTGGCCGACGCCCTCAAAGCGGCCGACGACGACTGAAGTTGCGTAGGAATCGCGCCGTAAAAC encodes:
- a CDS encoding HD domain-containing protein yields the protein MHLAKRFFGSLVPGGPPTEAEAWVASVLGEGEMALWRRMSGADRRHAVGVARRVEAALGERATDPVLAAALLHDVGKVESGLGTFARVVATVVGPRTPRLAQYRRHPEIGAELLRAAGSDPLTVSWAGDHHRPPERWTVPRHLADALKAADDD